Proteins from a genomic interval of Nitrospinota bacterium:
- a CDS encoding M48 family metalloprotease, with product MSLKEHKKFLPLVVLIPFLLGIILLIPPSAFTVPFISKETELSMGKGADKQVVQQYGIYQDKELQLYVNKVGQKLVSNLSDKVFRRYFFKLVDSSEINAFALPGGYIYVTRGLLAMLNSEAELAGVLGHEIAHVTLHHGAKMMVRSIGAQILSIGGAIASPENAGQWLAVSTAMFQQINLGYGRDAELESDAQGMLTATESGYKPVGIVNFLKNLRRQEIMTGQSYHSFQASHPDTKDRVIKADLMATSVERNKKNLTLNREVYLSKIKGLTYSGKSQGKTEINYKPQYIDVYEVQPGDTFQSIATKELGDNKLDLDISVLNGRKENSQPVAGELLKLIRDGIDPGNKILKLQNNTP from the coding sequence ATGTCTTTAAAAGAGCATAAAAAGTTTCTCCCGCTTGTTGTTTTGATTCCCTTTTTGTTGGGAATCATTCTTCTTATTCCGCCCTCCGCATTTACCGTGCCTTTTATTTCCAAAGAAACCGAACTTTCCATGGGAAAGGGCGCCGATAAACAGGTTGTCCAGCAATATGGAATTTATCAGGACAAAGAGCTTCAACTTTATGTCAATAAAGTGGGGCAAAAACTGGTTTCCAACCTTTCCGATAAAGTATTTCGCCGTTATTTCTTCAAGTTGGTGGACAGCTCCGAGATAAACGCCTTTGCCCTGCCAGGGGGGTATATCTATGTGACCCGGGGCCTCTTGGCGATGCTAAACAGTGAGGCTGAGTTGGCGGGGGTGTTGGGGCATGAAATTGCTCATGTGACCTTACATCACGGCGCTAAAATGATGGTCCGTTCCATTGGCGCTCAGATTTTAAGTATCGGTGGCGCCATTGCCAGCCCAGAAAATGCGGGGCAATGGTTGGCGGTGAGTACGGCTATGTTTCAACAGATCAACCTTGGTTATGGAAGGGATGCCGAGCTTGAATCGGACGCCCAGGGAATGTTGACAGCAACAGAGTCTGGGTACAAACCAGTGGGAATCGTGAATTTTCTAAAAAATCTCCGAAGGCAGGAAATCATGACCGGTCAGTCCTATCACAGTTTTCAGGCTTCGCATCCTGATACAAAGGACCGGGTCATTAAAGCGGATTTGATGGCCACATCTGTAGAAAGAAATAAGAAAAACCTGACACTCAATCGTGAAGTTTATCTTTCAAAGATCAAAGGATTAACGTATAGCGGTAAATCCCAGGGAAAAACAGAAATAAATTACAAGCCGCAATATATTGATGTTTACGAAGTGCAGCCAGGGGATACGTTTCAGAGTATTGCCACAAAGGAACTGGGCGATAATAAGCTGGATCTGGATATTTCTGTTCTCAACGGAAGAAAAGAAAATTCTCAACCCGTTGCCGGAGAGTTGTTAAAATTAATCCGTGATGGAATCGATCCTGGCAATAAAATTTTAAAATTACAGAATAATACTCCTTGA